Proteins from a genomic interval of Asticcacaulis sp. AND118:
- a CDS encoding glycosyltransferase — translation MREDDVYPCQFPVSDDIVHEFGLDKINQETRWRPQINPLRVSASLDISLILTLHREARYLKRTLASLTAAAQYARHKHAHLRLELVVVLDNSDEPTRRVLTSEPFDVFESHQIIAVSHGSLAKSRNSGTQAARGKYVMTCDADDLISFNMIAGLYATAEENAGEAAVFPEFLMGFGDTSFLCRYYDSKYLPAWAFLDRHPYISRLLLPVEYARSHPYRDSDHKSGFAYEDWWFNCELVADGVQIVIAPDTTLYYRQRPGTLSRDAAATAARVIHATRLYEPRTFVAAAGRWEEIVQGAEWTPPPPSDVARAFFENPTTELAAHYANQIDPAIRFDREKAGACFTNLGPPSPAGLAYYKACHLTLQQDYTDIFIFPNMQENEHYFADLLTGLYTQSIGKRFLVLTGETPSLPANLEHLPPNTDFIDLFSTCHGDKNTIDLVAYRLVEAVGMSARIHVGSCAFTHRLLGKYNRTLADQLYYYRRSYTTHIADGKPWVFDRDFEILSEFLDSLHLIVCDHQAIIDADHNRLALAPERWACLRPACPLPEKKWTPAKRSAEKPLRLLWFAPLSPESRPQLIQPIFETLQTLGVRVTFDIYGRRPCREFDAAPCEIDLPQTTNEACRYMGAKLTLKDVDIDEYDAFVCAPLSTHAPKIILEAMACGLPVIASDTHALSEIIETGRSGWLVASTGKDDADSLSYAHCILDLVNCGERLHQISITARETVERRHNPDLFDEVLRSLFAGPSINPLKNARQ, via the coding sequence ATGCGTGAAGATGATGTATATCCATGTCAATTTCCGGTTTCAGACGATATAGTCCACGAATTCGGTCTCGATAAAATTAATCAGGAAACGCGCTGGCGGCCTCAAATTAATCCTCTCAGGGTTTCCGCTTCGCTTGACATTTCACTTATACTTACATTGCATCGCGAAGCCCGTTATCTGAAGCGGACTCTCGCATCGTTGACCGCTGCCGCTCAGTATGCCCGCCACAAGCATGCTCATCTACGTCTCGAATTGGTGGTGGTGCTCGACAATTCCGACGAACCAACAAGGCGCGTCCTTACATCAGAGCCCTTCGACGTCTTCGAAAGTCACCAGATAATAGCCGTTAGCCATGGCTCCCTAGCCAAGTCTCGAAACTCCGGTACTCAGGCCGCCCGCGGCAAATACGTCATGACTTGTGACGCGGACGACCTGATTTCCTTCAACATGATCGCTGGCCTCTACGCTACGGCTGAAGAGAATGCAGGCGAAGCCGCCGTATTCCCTGAGTTTTTGATGGGATTTGGTGATACGTCTTTCCTGTGTCGTTACTATGATAGTAAATACCTGCCTGCATGGGCTTTTCTTGATCGCCATCCGTATATTTCTCGCCTGCTTCTTCCCGTCGAATATGCACGCTCACATCCCTATCGCGATTCCGATCACAAATCCGGGTTTGCTTATGAGGATTGGTGGTTCAATTGTGAACTGGTCGCTGACGGCGTACAGATCGTCATTGCTCCCGACACGACCCTTTATTACCGGCAACGCCCAGGCACTCTGAGCCGCGACGCCGCGGCCACCGCCGCCCGGGTTATCCACGCGACACGACTCTACGAACCCAGGACATTCGTGGCCGCCGCCGGCCGTTGGGAAGAAATCGTTCAGGGCGCTGAATGGACGCCCCCCCCACCGTCTGATGTTGCACGCGCTTTTTTTGAAAACCCCACAACGGAGTTGGCGGCCCACTACGCCAACCAGATTGATCCGGCGATCCGGTTCGACCGTGAAAAGGCAGGCGCCTGTTTCACCAATCTAGGACCGCCCTCGCCTGCCGGTCTGGCTTATTATAAAGCCTGCCATCTCACACTTCAGCAAGATTACACGGACATCTTCATTTTTCCCAACATGCAGGAGAATGAACACTATTTCGCGGATTTGCTCACGGGGTTATATACGCAGTCCATCGGCAAACGCTTCCTTGTCCTCACAGGTGAAACGCCCAGCCTGCCGGCCAATTTGGAACACCTACCTCCGAACACCGATTTTATCGACCTGTTCTCGACATGCCATGGCGATAAAAACACGATCGATCTCGTCGCTTACCGTCTTGTCGAGGCCGTGGGAATGTCAGCTCGCATCCATGTGGGAAGCTGCGCCTTTACCCACAGGCTTCTCGGAAAGTATAACCGCACCCTCGCAGATCAATTATACTATTATCGTCGCAGCTATACGACCCATATCGCAGACGGCAAGCCATGGGTTTTTGATAGAGATTTTGAGATACTGAGCGAGTTTCTGGACTCGCTCCACCTTATCGTATGCGATCATCAGGCAATTATCGACGCAGATCATAATCGGCTGGCTTTGGCGCCGGAACGATGGGCGTGTCTGCGGCCGGCCTGCCCTTTGCCGGAAAAGAAATGGACGCCGGCAAAACGATCGGCAGAAAAGCCTCTGCGACTGCTCTGGTTCGCGCCCCTTAGTCCGGAAAGCCGCCCGCAGCTCATACAACCAATATTTGAAACATTGCAGACCCTGGGGGTTCGCGTGACCTTTGATATATATGGTAGGCGGCCATGTCGCGAATTCGATGCAGCCCCCTGCGAAATCGATTTGCCACAAACAACGAATGAAGCCTGTCGATACATGGGCGCAAAGCTTACACTGAAGGATGTGGACATCGACGAATATGATGCTTTTGTCTGCGCACCACTCTCTACCCATGCGCCGAAAATCATTTTGGAAGCTATGGCCTGCGGACTGCCCGTTATTGCCTCCGATACTCACGCGCTTTCCGAAATCATCGAGACCGGCAGGTCGGGATGGCTAGTCGCCTCGACGGGAAAAGACGACGCGGACAGCCTGAGTTACGCTCACTGCATTCTGGATCTTGTGAATTGCGGTGAACGACTTCATCAGATCAGCATCACGGCAAGAGAAACCGTTGAGCGCCGCCATAACCCCGATTTATTTGACGAAGTCCTGCGCAGTCTTTTTGCCGGCCCGTCTATTAACCCTTTGAAAAACGCTCGCCAGTGA